TGATTGGTTGCCCAAAAGATCTTCACGGGTATTTCCAATTTTCCCTACCCGCTTGTAAGTCATTAATACGGCAAAGCCTGCAGGGTTTTGCCCTGTCTGGTCTAACCAAGTGTTGGAGTCCTGGGCACTGAACAACTCCAGAGCACTAGCGGCAGAACCAAAGTCTAGACCGCTTAATCCTGAGAGAAAAGTTTCGGAACTGGGGTAGGTAATCGAACCCATGTCTGCAGTGGCATCATTATTGTTTCCGGATTGATCTTTCCAGAGAGTCACCAACTGGCCATCGACAGCTACGTCGACTGTTGCATCCAAATGCATAACAAGGCCTAGTGGATCCGGGTTAGGGTCTGGCCCGTTAAGCACGCTAAGCTTGTAGCTTTGTTTGTCCGAGTCGCCATCTTTATCTTCGACGAGGACAGTGAAATTAAAATTCCCTTTTTCTTTTGGGGTTCCACCAATTTCACCTGTGGAGGCGCTGAGTGATAAACCAGAGGGTAGACTTCCTGATTGGATAGACCAGGTGAGTTTGCCGTTGCCCGAAGTGGCATATATGTAATGAGAGTATGGAGTATTTAGAGCGGCATCTGAGAAGAGTTTAGAGGTTCGGATATTCGGAGTAGTATCCGAAACTTTGGGCGTCCAACCTAAATATTCTTGCTCCTCTGCATTATAGTTATCCCAGTCTTTAGCTTCATTGTAGCCCATTCTTTCAGCTACTAGCCTGGGAACTGGATACCTTCCGTTCCAGGGTTCCATCTCAGCGGCTACGGCACCGTAACGGTGATTGTAAAGTGAAAGCATTTCATCCATTACATCCGGATTCTGTTTGGAAAGGTCTGTTTTCTCGGCGATGTCATCTACCACATTATAAAGCTCAAATTTTTTCACTCCGCGCGTACGGAAATAGTCAGTTAAAGACTGTCCTTTAGTGATATTGTCAAAACTACCCCAGATCTTCCAATCACCTTGGCGCATGGAAGTGTGCCGGTAGCCCATCCATATCGGGGGCACTTCACGTTCAAAAGTTTCGCCTCTTAGGGCAGGCATCATGCTAATACCGTCTAGAGACAGATCATTCATTTTATCGACTTCTAAAAGATCATAAAAAGTGGGCGCCAAATCAAAGAATGTTAGCGGTGTATCGATCACCCTGCCATCATCCAAAAGGCCTTTCCAATACATAATGGTGGGTTCCCGATAGCCTCCTTCGTAGAAGGAGCCCTTTTTAGATCTCAACCCGCCAGTAATACCTCGGAATCCTTGCGCAGGACCATTATCCGAGGTAAAGGTTATCCAACTGCTGTCTTTTAAATTAGTATCTTCTAGGTGTGTCAGCAGGCGCCCGATTTGATGGTCCATATGGTCTACGTTGGCGTAATATTCTTGCTGACCGTCAGAAAATTTTGATTTCGGGTATTTTGCTTCAAACTCAGGCGGTGATGCGATTGGGCCGTGAGGCTCGTGAAACCAGAGAACTAGGAAAAAGGGTTTATTGGGATCACGGCCGTTTTCCAGCCAATCAATTGCGCTGTCGACAACAAATCCGCAACTATAGCCCTTGATAGCAGGAAGGGGATTGGATTTCCTAGTTTTGTGATCGGTGCGCATCTCGTAGAAATTGTCTGTCTTCGCGTGGGACGGAGAAGCATTGTTGTGAGTAGCGATCCAGTGGTCAAAGCCCTGCTCGTGAGGAAATGTCTGATCCCAATCCTCCATGTCACCTATCAGCCCCCATTTACCATAGAAAGCGGTGCTGTATCCCGCTTCCTTGGCAATTTCTGCCAGCGTCACTTCTTCGTCAAGTAAGTGGACCACGGAATCGGTAGAAATAAAGGCATAGATACCACTTCGATAGGGAGTGCGTCCCGTCATCATACCGGAACGGCTTGGTGAACAGGTTGGATGGGCAGAATAAAA
The DNA window shown above is from Verrucomicrobiota bacterium and carries:
- a CDS encoding sulfatase-like hydrolase/transferase, giving the protein MKYSLLTSIINMTLWLVLTASASIAQTERPNIIIMMADDLGYGDLSCFGHPNIQTPNLDKLATDGARFTSFYSAHPTCSPSRSGMMTGRTPYRSGIYAFISTDSVVHLLDEEVTLAEIAKEAGYSTAFYGKWGLIGDMEDWDQTFPHEQGFDHWIATHNNASPSHAKTDNFYEMRTDHKTRKSNPLPAIKGYSCGFVVDSAIDWLENGRDPNKPFFLVLWFHEPHGPIASPPEFEAKYPKSKFSDGQQEYYANVDHMDHQIGRLLTHLEDTNLKDSSWITFTSDNGPAQGFRGITGGLRSKKGSFYEGGYREPTIMYWKGLLDDGRVIDTPLTFFDLAPTFYDLLEVDKMNDLSLDGISMMPALRGETFEREVPPIWMGYRHTSMRQGDWKIWGSFDNITKGQSLTDYFRTRGVKKFELYNVVDDIAEKTDLSKQNPDVMDEMLSLYNHRYGAVAAEMEPWNGRYPVPRLVAERMGYNEAKDWDNYNAEEQEYLGWTPKVSDTTPNIRTSKLFSDAALNTPYSHYIYATSGNGKLTWSIQSGSLPSGLSLSASTGEIGGTPKEKGNFNFTVLVEDKDGDSDKQSYKLSVLNGPDPNPDPLGLVMHLDATVDVAVDGQLVTLWKDQSGNNNDATADMGSITYPSSETFLSGLSGLDFGSAASALELFSAQDSNTWLDQTGQNPAGFAVLMTYKRVGKIGNTREDLLGNQSNAQSGFLIRMSNGSIQSSLNGKTLSQSGSVKVGDTIVVGVNYHAGTGLFELWDSQSGTTSSTTVPPADFSRNVPVLLGMTTKTGRYLNGLVGEVKVFHGSLTAQNFASEQEALVQKWATEPGPGTAELVLHLNATDASSVEGNPVSQWSDLSGLGNHATPSKGAVTYPSLAFFPSGLKGLDFGSGRNTLEL